The Chryseobacterium phocaeense genome includes the window CCGGTTAAACCCATACTCATTAATACTTCTACAAAAATATTGTGAGGATACATTCCATCTTCAAATAAAATATTTCCCCCCAGAAGTATATTGTTCTTAAAGATATCGATACCCTTCAGCATATTGTATGATCTTCCATATCCGTCTCCCTTGAAAATAGCATCATACATTCTGTTGATAAATGCAAAATCTGAAAGAGAGGTATGTTTTAGAAAATATATTCCTGCTACAAAAATAAGAATAAAACCTACTAATGCTATCCAGTATCTTATCTTATTCAAATAAGCCAGAAATATCAGTACAAGAATAAACGCAGCTAGCATAGGGCTTCTGGCAGAAGAAATAAATATTGTAAATATTCCTATGAGAATTCCCAGAATGGATTTCTTCTTTATTTGAGGAACCTGGAAGTAATAAAATAGTGACAATATCACCAAGGATAAGCCATAATGCCCTACACTGATATAATAACTTGCAAATATTCCGTTTGACCTCTCAATATTATGTGTTACAAAAATTGCATACAGACTACTGATTCCGATAATAATAAGCAGAAAATTAAATGCCCATTTATTAAGTTTCACCATGATGTCTTTTGACAGACTGATACTCAAAACAGCAATATAAGGTATCATGTTCAAGCAAATTATTCTTATATAAACCTGTGATTCATTGTTCATCACCTTAGGCAAAAGCAGGCCGCTTCTATAGCTGTAATTAGCTTTGATCAAATATAAGATCCAGAAAAGTGCAGTAAAAATAATGGTTAATTTTCTCTTTTTTATATTCTCAAAGTTGGTGTATATAATATATAAACTAGCGAGGAACATCATGATCCGGAAAGGAACAGAAAAATAGGTGTTTAAGGTACTAAACGGTACCGCCAGCGAATAAACGAAAATATATCCGAACGTTAAGAAAAAAACAAAATAAGACTCAATATTAAACCGACTTAACCTCATAATTATACAGTTAAAAAGTAAGTATCCGCATCCTCGGCATTAAACGGTTCATTGATCCAGAAAATGGTATATAATTCTTCTTCGCCAATATTTTTGATATTGTGGGTATACCAGATGGGCATATCCACATAGGCAGGTTCATTCCCGTCCAGATAAAAATCCAGGACTTCATCCGTATCAATTTTTCTCAGCTGTATCAATGCTTTTCCTTTTATTACTGCGAATCTTTCTATTTTTCTTGTGTGAAAATGATTTCCCCTGGTAATTCCGGGAACTGTTGTGGAAAAAGAACATTGTCCCCCGATTCCGAGCCTGATTACCTCAACAAAGGCTCCACGCGGATCTATATGCTGGGTAAATTTAACAGGATAATGATTTTTTATATCAAAATAACAACGGAAAGTATTGAACAGATTTAAATCAAATTTTGTTGTCAATTCAGGAATTTCCCCGCTTTCAAAATATAGGTTTTTATAATTTTCCAGCTTCGCCAAAACTTCTGAAACTTTATTTTCCGAGGTATGCTGAACTTCGTATAAATCCTGAGATTCTTCCGTGTCAATTTTTTCAATGATTTCCTGAACCAACTCCCCTACGTAAATAAGTTTTACATCTCCGTCATGGTCAATTACAGGGGTTTCACCATGGGTAAGTTTATGACAAAACGTAGCAATGAAAGAATTATAATTGGGTTTTCCAAAGGGCCCGAAAACATTCGGAATAATCAAGCCTGTGAATTTTCCGCCTGCTCTTGCTGCCCATTCTGCAAAGAGTTGTCTTCCTTCTTTTTTAGATTTCCCGTATAGGTTGTCTTTCTCCTCCTGGGATGAAGAGGAGAACAGGATATGTGCTTTAGAGCCTGTTCTTTCCAATGAAGCAATTAAAGCCTTCACCAGATCAAGATTGTTATTATAGATCACTTCAGGATCAGGATGGCGGTTCATGGCTGCCAAGTGGACAATGACATCACACTGTTTTACAAATTCATCGAGCTTTTCCGGATCTTCGAAAAATGATCTTTCAAAACCTATTCTTTCAAATTCATCAGGTTTTAATCCCAAAGTATTATATAAATGTGAGCCTACAAACCCATTTTGTCCTGTAATTCCTATTCTTTTCATTTTATAAATTTTCAAAGTAATCTATAGGGAAACGGTAATCATCGTTGATTTCTCCCAAAGAGTAATTTGCCATTACCAATAATCTTGAACCTTTTTCTACAGCCTGGATAGCTGATGCATAACCTCCCGGGACATGAAGTACATCCATATTGTCAGCATTTATTTCAAATTTCAAAATATCTGATCCTTTGGACGGATGTTCCCAGTTGTCAATCCTGATCAGCTTGATGATAAAACTTCCCTGAACTACGGAGAACCAGCGCTGCTCAATTTTATGACCGGTCCAGCCTCTGATCAATTCGGTGTTAATATTTTCTATAAAGTATATTCTTTTTACTTCAGAAGCATTGAATTGATTATTAAAAACAACGTTTCCTCTTTCGTCGGAATAGTTTCCTCCTGCAAAAATTTCCGGGCTTTCCATAGTTATTTAATCTGGATACTGCATTATATCTTCCCCCAATACTTCTTTTCTGATTAACGGAAGTTTTAACAGAAGTTTTTTCATTCCTTCTACGTCTTCCTGCTGTGTATTATGAGAATGATAATCTTCTATTTTAGAGATATCTTCCACGCCTTCAGAAAAATACTGGGCATAGTTCAGATCCCTGTTATCCGCAGGGATTCTGTAAAAATCACCCATATCTTCCGCCTTGATCATTTCTTCACGGGTACACAGGGTCTCATAAAGCTTTTCCCCATGTCTTGTTCCTATGATTTTAACCTGATTATCAGCTTTAAACATTTCTTTGAGGGCCTGAGCCAGGTCTCCAATGGTTCCTGCCGGAGCCTTATTGACAAATAAATCACCAGGGTTTCCATGTTCAAATGCAAAAAGAACTAAATCAACAGCTTCTTCCAATGACATTAAAAATCTTGTCATATTAGGATCTGTGATGGTAATGGCATCTCCGTTTTTGATCTGTTTGATAAATAGAGGAATTACCGACCCCCTTGAGGCCATTACATTTCCATATCTGGTAAGGCAGACTACTGTATCTTCAAGGTTCCTTGATGCAGCAACAGCTACTTTCTCCATCATCGCCTTGGAAATCCCCATCGCGTTGATAGGATAAGCTGCTTTATCTGTACTTAAGCAGATTACTTTTTTCACTTTATTCTTCGCAGCTGCATCAATTACATTTTGTGTACCTTCAACATTTGTTTTTACAGCCTGCATAGGAAAAAATTCACAGGATGGCACCTGTTTGAGGGCAGCTGCATGAAAAACGTAGTCTACATTTCTCATGGCCGGCTCAATGCTTTTATAATCTCTTACGTCTCCGATATAAAATTTCAGCTTATCATTTTTAAACTGATTCCTCATATCATCCTGCTTCTTTTCGTCGCGGGAAAAAATACGGATTTCTTTAAAATGATCTGTATGTATAAATTTCCTAAGGACTGCGGTTCCGAATGAACCTGTTCCTCCGGTAATCAGAAGTATTTTATCTTTAATTTTCATATTATGTGTCTTAAGTTGTAATTTTCATATTAAATACTTCCTCCCAAATAGCAATATTATATAATTTCCACTGCATTTCCCTGTTCTTTAGTATTTTTATTTTTTTAGAATAAAGTTCCTGAATAATCTCAGACTGATTAATTTTTTCCAAAATTTTATCAGAATACGGCCACCATTCTTCAGTAGGGGCATCAAAACCTATTTTTCTTTTTCGCCAGGTTATTTTATCGGGCAGCTTGCCTGCCATATTTTTACGAAGAATATATTTAGACCAGCCTTTGTGTATTTTAAAATTATTGTTCATAGACAAACATGTCTCTACGAATTTATAATCTAAAAAAGGAAGTCTGGTTTCCACAGAAAATGCCATGGAGTTTTTATCTTCAAATCTCAATAATTCAGGAATCTGTGCCCAGAAAATCTCAATTTTCTGCATCTCAAATATATTAGAATACGATTTTGTGAGCTTTTTCATCAGACCAAAATTGATAGATTTTCTATACTTTCCTTTGAGCCCCCGTCCTCTGAATAATATTCTCCACTTCCTAACAAAGAACACACTAAAATACAAGTAAGTAAGTATTCCTCTCAGAATGGATATATCATAATGACTTCTGATGTTCGATAAAAAATTAATATTCTTAAAAAATGAATGGTTCCTCAGGTATGCTGCCGTGTAACGGCTATATCCCAGCAGAATTTCATCGGCTCCCTGACCATCCAATAATACTTTTATTCCAAGTTTATTGGTCTCTCTCATCAGAAAGTTCTGCATATAAATTGAAAGCCCCCCAAATGGTTCTTCCTGAGTAATGATCACTTTTAATATCTGGTTTTCAAAATCTTCTTTATCAGGATATATCAGATCCTGATTTAAATTCAAATGTTCTGAAACCATTTTGGAGTAATAGCTTTCATCATTACCGGGATTTTCTGAACCAACAGAAATCACGTTAAATTTATCTTCCATCTGATTTGAAAAGACGTCTGATGCTATTGCTGCCAAATAAGAACTATCAAGCCCTCCGCTTAATGCAGATCCTATTTTCACATCAGATCTCAATCTTAGTTTTACAGATCTTTCTAATTCTTTTTTAAATAATTCTGATGACTTCTCCAGATTTAATTTTGAAATTTCTTTATGAAAAGGTATCTCATAATATCTGTATATGTTGAAGGTATGCTCCTTCAGGCAATAGACTAGATTATGTGAACCCGGTAGTTTATCAATACCTTTAAAAAAAGTTTCGTGAGTCTGCTCAGTTAGATTAACTGCGATAAACTGAAGTATAACCTGAATATTAACCTCCGTTATTTTTTCAATTTCAAGAATGGATTTTATTTCAGAGGCAAAAATAATTTTATTTTCATCGGAATAATAATAAAAAGGCTTTACGCCAAAGCGGTCACGAGAACAAAACACTTTATTTTTTTCGGGATCAAAAATAGCAAATGCCCACATTCCATTAAACCTTTCAACACATTTTTCTCCCCAGCAGTCATATGAAGCGATTAATACCTCCGTATCTGAAGTTGTAGAAAAAGCGTATCCCAGTTGCTCTAACTCACTCCTTAATTCTACATAATTATAGATAGCCCCGTTGAATGTGAGTACTTTAGAGTTCAGTAAAAAAGGCTGGTTCGCAGCGCTGCTTGTGTCAATAATGGACAATCTTCTATGGCCAAATCCGATATTTTCCCTGATAAAAAAACCTTCAGCATCCGGCCCCCTATGGGACAGCTTATCTGTCATTTTCTTCAGAGCCTCCCGGGTTACAGAAGTTCCGTCTTTATATATAATTCCTGCAATTCCACACATAAATTATTTTTGTCTTAGCCCTTCTTTCTCATCAAAAGAAGGATAGTTTATTAATACGGCCTTATAAACCCCTTTAAATACAAATAAACTACCTGCTGCTACTCCAATAATTCCGTGCTTATCTATTACCTGTTTGATATCTTTCAAAGAGCCTGCTCCTCCCAAAACGGTAAGCGGCAATGAAATCTTTTCTCTGATTTTTTCTATCAATCCCATATCATATCCCTTCATCACACCATCCTGATCTATGGAATTGATAATAATTTCACCGGCTCCCAAATGCTGTGCTTCTTCTACAAATTTAACAGGATTGATTCCTGTAGATTTTTTTCCATTATGAGTATATACTTCATAGCCTCCGAAAAGTTTTTTCTTTACATCCAAAACCACAATAACGCTTTGCGACCCTACCCTGTCTGCAATTTGAGTAATCAATTGCGGATTCTGAAGAACAGCTGATGAAAGCGCAATTTTTTCAATACCAAGACTAAAGATTCTCTGAGCCTGTTCAACCGTTTTCACTCCACCTCCATAGCAGAGGGGCATTCTGGATTGATTGGCAATTCTTTCTATTAAGCTGTAATTAGGCTCCAATCCTTTCGCTGTAGCATCAATATCAAATATGGCCAATTCATCAACCTCTTTCTCATTAAAGATCCTCACTGCATTGATGGGGTCTCCCACGTATTTGGGATTCTTGAAATTGACGGTTTTGACAAGTCCGTTATCCTGTATTAACAGACTGGGTATCACTCTTGGTCTTAACATTTGTGTTTATGTTTTGTTTTTTAAAGTTTCGCAAAGTTGTGAAGTAATATTTCACCATAATGGTGGCTTTTTTCGGGATGAAACTGGATTCCATATTTATTTTCGTGATGGGCTGCAGAAGAAAACTCGCCTCCATAATCCGTGACAGCCATAATGTCTTCCGTATTATTACACTGAAAATAGTAGGTGTGAAGAAAATAAAAAATAGCATTATCTTCCAGTCCTTTGAATAATTCAATATCTTTAACCGGTTTCACATCATTCCAGCCCATATGTGGAAGTCTTGTCACCTGATTAATTTTTGTTTCATCAAACTTTTTTACCGTAGCATCAATCCACTTCAGTCCTTCTATCTTTCCTTCATCACTGTTATTGGCCATCATCTGCATTCCTACACAAATTCCTATGACCGGTATTTTATGATTAAGAACCAGATCGTCCAGCTTATCTCTCATTCCTGAATTATTAAGCTCTGTCATGGCATGATCGAAATGACCAACCCCTGGAAGAATGAGCTTTTCAGCACCTTCCAAATCTTCCTTGGTTTTGGCTATTTTCACCGCTACATCCACTCTCTTGTAAACATTTACAAAAGCATTGATATTTCCAACGCCGTAATCTATAATTGTTATCATCTGAATAATCTCTTTTCTAAGCCCAGCTTTTGCATTGCCTGCGCACCAAATTTAATAATACCCATTTTATTTTTATAATCTTTATAGGTTTTATTTTCACCCTCAAAAATCTGCTGCAATTCTTCTTTGGTAAGATCTAATTTATTGGCTACATATTCAAACTCTTTCTGCAGGAATTCTTCTGAAAGCTCAGGCCTCGACACCCTGTCTAACGCCTCCTCACGTGTCATCTGCCCTGTAAGTATGAGTGATGAAAAATGCGCTTTTCTCTTTTCATAGCCAAATTTTCTAGGTAACCAGTAATCTTCATAAAAACGGGTAAACCTGGACTCATGGTGTTTGTGTTGAAATGATTCCCATCCGAATTTTTCAATTAAAAGAGATTCTGCGTCCTTTTTAATGTAAGGCACCAAGTTTAATGGCTTAAAAACTTCCATTCCATAGACATATTTATAATATATTTTGTAGGACAGGATGTCTACTAAAGGAAATGTTTTAAGTGGTTTTTTTCCAAATTTAGAATGAATATCTTTTACAAGTGTGGTATCAATTCCTGGAAAACCTCCCCATTCTTCGGGTTCTCTACAACATTCCGTAGAAAAATTGCTCCCTGTAAGTACATAGTTTATTTTATGTTTTTTGGCAAATTTATACAATCCCGAGAAGAAAGCATAATCCTGTGGTAGGTCCTGGTCGGAAATTTGTGATTTAAGAAATGCAACCTGCAAATCTTTCATTTCCTCCCAATTGATGACTTCAGTGTACAAATCTAGATTAAGACCATTAATCAGCTTTTCGATATTTCCTACCGCTTTATCTGTATTCCAACCTGCATCTACGTGAAAAATCAAGGGACGTATTCCCATGATTTCTTTTGCTACATAAGCAGCATAAGAGCTATCCAACCCGCCACTCAGGCCTATGATACAATCGAAATCTTTATTTTTTGACGTTTTTTTGATTTTATCGGCAATTTTCATCAGTTCATCATATCCTCGTTCGTCGGTATGCCAGTTTGGTTCAATATTTTCTTTGAAGTTGGTATAATAGTCACTTTCTCCTTTTTCGTTGAAAATGATATTTGGATCTGTAGTATCCATTATGGTTTTTGTACAGATTTGGTAAGTACCTTCTTTTCCCATTTTTTTTAAAATTATCTTTCTTTTATCATTATGTTTAATAAACTTATAATATAGCTATCGTAAAACTGATCAAAATCAATTTTACTTTTACTAAATTCTTCACGGATCTTAGGTTCGTTAATTCTATAGAAATAGTCATCAAAATTCCATAAGACAACTCCGTCTACTTTTTCCCCTTTATGATTCGTTTTCATTATTTCGGAGACATATGTTCTAAAATTTTCAGTACTTATCCTTCCATTCCCAATTTTGGCAGTTGAAGGATGGTAGCGGGACATTATAAACGGATATACCTTTTTATTGTAGAGTTTCCCTATTCTGATCACCTCTCTGGTATTATCCTTTAAATAATCAATGTTTTCAGAATCAAAATCTGCATTATTATAGAAAATATAAATGGAAGGAAACAATACATCACTGTTTCTTATAATTTCCTGAACTTTTTTATGCTTTTCAAAAAAGTCTGTTTTCCTTTCCCAATAGGTAGTAAAAGGAATATAGTAATACCCCCATTTCACATCCGGTCTTTCAGCCTTTACAAATTTCAGCACATCCAGAAAAAGCTTTAGGCTTTTTTTAAAATTATCACTCGAAACATCTTCATTCATCAGATACTCGAGATAAGGATGTTCAAGATCAATATAACCTATTCCTTTCGCTTTAGGATCAGGATAAGCCAATCTAACCTGCTCCCGGAGGTTTTCCGGATTAAAAGCAAATTCTTTGTTCTCATCCAAAAACTGTCTGTCATTAACAAACCTTACCTGTTTTATATTATTATCAGATATGAATCTTTTATACTCAGTTCCTTTATTCCCGGAAGCAATCAGTACTTCGGGAACAACTTTCTTTGCTCTCGTCTGTGCGGAGATATTCAGGATAGCCCCTATAAAAAATACAAAACATAAAATACTGTTAGGAAGAAGTAGTTTTGACATGTGAAAGTGTTTTATTAATCAGGTGATTCCAATCCAGATATTTCGCTGCAGTTTTTGAAGCCAGCTCTTTCCTTAGGCTAAGTTCATTTTCAACATACAAAATCTGCTCAATACTCTTTTTTATATTTTCCTTGGTTATATTTTCACTGCTCAGCTCAATAATAGCCCCAAACTCATTCAGGTACTGTACAGACTGCTCTCCTGTGTCTCCTGCAATCAATGGAAGTCCCGAAGCAATAGCCTGCTGCCAGATTATAGACTGACTGGCTGGAAATACAGCAATATCCGATGCAGACAGATGCTCATATACTCCTTTATTATTCAGCCATCCAATATAATGAATATTTGGATTATTATCGGACAAACTTAATAATTCTTTTTTATATTCCTGGTTATACTGGTCTGCATCTCCTACCATGATCAGATGTAGCCTTTCATCATTAATTTCGTTAAACGCTTTAAGAAGCAGATCTGTTTTCTTTGCAGGTGTAAGTTTTCCTCCTGTAAAAATTACAATATCTTTTTCAGCAATTCCAAGTTTTTCTCTGATCTGTTTTCCTACCTCCTGATTTTTCAATTCTCCAACCATATCAGTATCTGCTCCCAGAGGAAGTACTTCCATTTCGCTAAGCGGTATACCATACACTTCTTTAAGAAATTTGACACTACCGGGAACTATAGGATAAAATTTTGAAATATGTTTTCGGATAGGGTTCATATATATATACTTTCTCAGCAGCTTATGAAGAACGTTTAACGAAAGCCAGCTATTCGCGGAGTTGCTGTAATCACAGTGATAATCCATAATCATCTTCACGTGAGGGTTTCTTTTTTTATAATCCAGCATTTCGAACATATTCGGCATAATATCGTGAATGTATAAGAGATCCGGTTTAACTTCTTCTACAATCTTTGTAATGGATATATATTTTTTAATCTTCCCCAAATAATTAAATTTAAATGGAAGTTTTATAATTTTAGCTCCGTGGTCATAAAGAATTCTTTGCGGTTTTGA containing:
- a CDS encoding polysaccharide biosynthesis protein, whose product is MKIKDKILLITGGTGSFGTAVLRKFIHTDHFKEIRIFSRDEKKQDDMRNQFKNDKLKFYIGDVRDYKSIEPAMRNVDYVFHAAALKQVPSCEFFPMQAVKTNVEGTQNVIDAAAKNKVKKVICLSTDKAAYPINAMGISKAMMEKVAVAASRNLEDTVVCLTRYGNVMASRGSVIPLFIKQIKNGDAITITDPNMTRFLMSLEEAVDLVLFAFEHGNPGDLFVNKAPAGTIGDLAQALKEMFKADNQVKIIGTRHGEKLYETLCTREEMIKAEDMGDFYRIPADNRDLNYAQYFSEGVEDISKIEDYHSHNTQQEDVEGMKKLLLKLPLIRKEVLGEDIMQYPD
- a CDS encoding AglZ/HisF2 family acetamidino modification protein; the protein is MLRPRVIPSLLIQDNGLVKTVNFKNPKYVGDPINAVRIFNEKEVDELAIFDIDATAKGLEPNYSLIERIANQSRMPLCYGGGVKTVEQAQRIFSLGIEKIALSSAVLQNPQLITQIADRVGSQSVIVVLDVKKKLFGGYEVYTHNGKKSTGINPVKFVEEAQHLGAGEIIINSIDQDGVMKGYDMGLIEKIREKISLPLTVLGGAGSLKDIKQVIDKHGIIGVAAGSLFVFKGVYKAVLINYPSFDEKEGLRQK
- a CDS encoding glycosyltransferase family 4 protein → MKILMLCELYIENLEYQENLLVKYYQKHGHEVTVITSTYDNVFDYYNDIHDNSKPQRILYDHGAKIIKLPFKFNYLGKIKKYISITKIVEEVKPDLLYIHDIMPNMFEMLDYKKRNPHVKMIMDYHCDYSNSANSWLSLNVLHKLLRKYIYMNPIRKHISKFYPIVPGSVKFLKEVYGIPLSEMEVLPLGADTDMVGELKNQEVGKQIREKLGIAEKDIVIFTGGKLTPAKKTDLLLKAFNEINDERLHLIMVGDADQYNQEYKKELLSLSDNNPNIHYIGWLNNKGVYEHLSASDIAVFPASQSIIWQQAIASGLPLIAGDTGEQSVQYLNEFGAIIELSSENITKENIKKSIEQILYVENELSLRKELASKTAAKYLDWNHLINKTLSHVKTTSS
- a CDS encoding O-antigen ligase family protein, with the translated sequence MIPYIAVLSISLSKDIMVKLNKWAFNFLLIIIGISSLYAIFVTHNIERSNGIFASYYISVGHYGLSLVILSLFYYFQVPQIKKKSILGILIGIFTIFISSARSPMLAAFILVLIFLAYLNKIRYWIALVGFILIFVAGIYFLKHTSLSDFAFINRMYDAIFKGDGYGRSYNMLKGIDIFKNNILLGGNILFEDGMYPHNIFVEVLMSMGLTGFILFCLYFKDLLKFKISYIKDKVYNLPYLLFFVQYFILVLTSYTIYENMEFWSFSAVAVSIILFCNDEKIKSDDGRRHAAGNY
- a CDS encoding WxcM-like domain-containing protein gives rise to the protein MESPEIFAGGNYSDERGNVVFNNQFNASEVKRIYFIENINTELIRGWTGHKIEQRWFSVVQGSFIIKLIRIDNWEHPSKGSDILKFEINADNMDVLHVPGGYASAIQAVEKGSRLLVMANYSLGEINDDYRFPIDYFENL
- a CDS encoding N-acetyl sugar amidotransferase → MGKEGTYQICTKTIMDTTDPNIIFNEKGESDYYTNFKENIEPNWHTDERGYDELMKIADKIKKTSKNKDFDCIIGLSGGLDSSYAAYVAKEIMGIRPLIFHVDAGWNTDKAVGNIEKLINGLNLDLYTEVINWEEMKDLQVAFLKSQISDQDLPQDYAFFSGLYKFAKKHKINYVLTGSNFSTECCREPEEWGGFPGIDTTLVKDIHSKFGKKPLKTFPLVDILSYKIYYKYVYGMEVFKPLNLVPYIKKDAESLLIEKFGWESFQHKHHESRFTRFYEDYWLPRKFGYEKRKAHFSSLILTGQMTREEALDRVSRPELSEEFLQKEFEYVANKLDLTKEELQQIFEGENKTYKDYKNKMGIIKFGAQAMQKLGLEKRLFR
- a CDS encoding polysaccharide biosynthesis C-terminal domain-containing protein, giving the protein MKRIGITGQNGFVGSHLYNTLGLKPDEFERIGFERSFFEDPEKLDEFVKQCDVIVHLAAMNRHPDPEVIYNNNLDLVKALIASLERTGSKAHILFSSSSQEEKDNLYGKSKKEGRQLFAEWAARAGGKFTGLIIPNVFGPFGKPNYNSFIATFCHKLTHGETPVIDHDGDVKLIYVGELVQEIIEKIDTEESQDLYEVQHTSENKVSEVLAKLENYKNLYFESGEIPELTTKFDLNLFNTFRCYFDIKNHYPVKFTQHIDPRGAFVEVIRLGIGGQCSFSTTVPGITRGNHFHTRKIERFAVIKGKALIQLRKIDTDEVLDFYLDGNEPAYVDMPIWYTHNIKNIGEEELYTIFWINEPFNAEDADTYFLTV
- the asnB gene encoding asparagine synthase (glutamine-hydrolyzing), giving the protein MCGIAGIIYKDGTSVTREALKKMTDKLSHRGPDAEGFFIRENIGFGHRRLSIIDTSSAANQPFLLNSKVLTFNGAIYNYVELRSELEQLGYAFSTTSDTEVLIASYDCWGEKCVERFNGMWAFAIFDPEKNKVFCSRDRFGVKPFYYYSDENKIIFASEIKSILEIEKITEVNIQVILQFIAVNLTEQTHETFFKGIDKLPGSHNLVYCLKEHTFNIYRYYEIPFHKEISKLNLEKSSELFKKELERSVKLRLRSDVKIGSALSGGLDSSYLAAIASDVFSNQMEDKFNVISVGSENPGNDESYYSKMVSEHLNLNQDLIYPDKEDFENQILKVIITQEEPFGGLSIYMQNFLMRETNKLGIKVLLDGQGADEILLGYSRYTAAYLRNHSFFKNINFLSNIRSHYDISILRGILTYLYFSVFFVRKWRILFRGRGLKGKYRKSINFGLMKKLTKSYSNIFEMQKIEIFWAQIPELLRFEDKNSMAFSVETRLPFLDYKFVETCLSMNNNFKIHKGWSKYILRKNMAGKLPDKITWRKRKIGFDAPTEEWWPYSDKILEKINQSEIIQELYSKKIKILKNREMQWKLYNIAIWEEVFNMKITT
- the hisH gene encoding imidazole glycerol phosphate synthase subunit HisH, with the protein product MITIIDYGVGNINAFVNVYKRVDVAVKIAKTKEDLEGAEKLILPGVGHFDHAMTELNNSGMRDKLDDLVLNHKIPVIGICVGMQMMANNSDEGKIEGLKWIDATVKKFDETKINQVTRLPHMGWNDVKPVKDIELFKGLEDNAIFYFLHTYYFQCNNTEDIMAVTDYGGEFSSAAHHENKYGIQFHPEKSHHYGEILLHNFAKL